From the genome of Rathayibacter sp. VKM Ac-2759, one region includes:
- a CDS encoding APC family permease, which yields MTDLQRRLGTGDAVFIGLGSMLGAGLFSAFAPAAAAAGPWLLVGLALAALVAGANASSSAQLAAQHPRSGGTYVYGREHLGEWPGFLAGWGFVVGKTASCAAMALTFAAYAAPPGWERPLAALAVAALVGVNALGVTRTALATRIIVSIVLVVLAIAVAASVAGGATPALAQPVAFDAYGVLQSAGLLFFAFAGYARLATMGEEVRDPSRTIPRAILGALALAVLVYAVIGSALLIALGPEGLAESTEPLVEATAAWPWVAPVVRAGAAAASLGALLALIAGIGRTALAMAREGDLPRPLAHVDPVRSVPRRAEVALGVVVIALVLTVDLRSAIGFSSFGVLLYYLVANLSALRQEPPFRRYPRSVPVAGAIGCVVLVATLPIGSILGGVAVFAIGAAYRLLRTRPRRAGA from the coding sequence ATGACCGATCTGCAGCGCCGCCTCGGCACCGGCGACGCCGTCTTCATCGGGCTCGGCTCGATGCTGGGTGCCGGGCTCTTCTCCGCTTTCGCCCCGGCGGCCGCCGCGGCGGGCCCGTGGCTGCTCGTCGGCCTGGCGCTCGCGGCGCTCGTCGCCGGGGCCAACGCCTCCTCCTCGGCGCAGCTCGCCGCGCAGCACCCCCGCTCGGGCGGCACCTATGTCTACGGCCGCGAGCACCTCGGCGAGTGGCCCGGATTCCTCGCCGGCTGGGGCTTCGTCGTCGGCAAGACGGCCAGCTGCGCAGCGATGGCGCTGACCTTCGCGGCCTACGCGGCGCCTCCGGGGTGGGAGCGGCCGCTCGCGGCGCTCGCCGTCGCCGCCCTGGTCGGGGTGAACGCGCTCGGAGTCACGCGGACCGCGCTCGCGACGCGGATCATCGTGTCGATCGTCCTGGTGGTGCTCGCGATCGCGGTCGCCGCGTCCGTCGCGGGCGGCGCGACCCCGGCGCTCGCGCAGCCGGTGGCGTTCGACGCCTACGGCGTGCTGCAGTCGGCCGGTCTGCTCTTCTTCGCGTTCGCCGGCTACGCCCGCCTCGCGACGATGGGGGAGGAGGTGCGCGATCCGTCCCGCACCATCCCGCGGGCGATCCTCGGCGCGCTCGCGCTCGCGGTGCTGGTCTACGCGGTGATCGGCTCGGCGCTGCTCATCGCGCTCGGCCCCGAGGGGCTGGCGGAGTCGACCGAACCGCTCGTGGAGGCGACGGCGGCCTGGCCGTGGGTCGCGCCGGTCGTGCGCGCGGGCGCCGCGGCGGCGAGCCTCGGCGCCCTGCTCGCGCTGATCGCGGGGATCGGGCGCACCGCTCTCGCGATGGCGCGCGAGGGCGACCTCCCGAGACCTCTCGCGCACGTCGATCCGGTGCGCAGCGTCCCGCGCCGCGCCGAGGTCGCTCTGGGCGTCGTCGTCATCGCGCTGGTGCTCACCGTCGACCTGCGCTCGGCGATCGGCTTCTCGTCGTTCGGGGTCCTGCTCTACTACCTGGTCGCGAATCTCTCGGCGCTCCGGCAGGAGCCGCCGTTCCGCCGCTACCCGCGCTCCGTGCCGGTCGCCGGGGCGATCGGCTGCGTGGTCCTCGTGGCCACGCTGCCGATCGGCTCGATCCTCGGAGGTGTCGCCGTCTTCGCGATCGGAGCGGCCTACCGCCTCCTGCGCACCCGCCCGAGGCGGGCGGGCGCGTAG
- a CDS encoding ATP-binding protein, whose protein sequence is MRRRSLRTRIVLAATAVVALAAVLGGVAFVLVLSSVLATSAATSAEAEAERIGALVESGGADAVRSSEGVVQLVVDGRVVAAGQDADDLPPLATEEVDEPFTATPEDEDPVVVATQELDDGSLVVVGVPDEGRAEAIATTSALLAVAVPLLVLFVAVVCAVVVGRALRPVDRMRAEADAVTASALDRRVAEPGSGDEIDRLAQTLNRMLERLESAQSRQRRFVSDASHELRSPVAALRQTAEVALAHPDRLDSARLAATVAEESVRMGGLIEGLLLLARADEARLAVVAAPVDLDDLALGEVRRLRDSGVAIDAGGVSPVQAVADEALLGRALRNLIDNAVRHRHSRLAVATRAEGSWAVLAVDDDGPGIPAEERARVLERFVRLDEGRARDAGGSGLGLAIVAEIAAAHGGSVEVGTSPLGGARVTLRVPRER, encoded by the coding sequence GTGAGGAGGCGGTCGCTGCGCACCAGGATCGTGCTCGCGGCCACCGCCGTGGTCGCCCTCGCGGCGGTGCTCGGCGGGGTGGCGTTCGTGCTCGTGCTCTCGTCCGTGCTCGCGACGAGCGCGGCGACGTCGGCCGAGGCCGAGGCGGAGCGGATCGGCGCGCTCGTCGAGAGCGGCGGCGCCGACGCGGTGCGCTCGTCGGAGGGCGTGGTGCAGCTGGTGGTCGACGGGCGGGTGGTGGCGGCCGGCCAGGACGCCGACGACCTGCCACCGCTCGCGACCGAGGAGGTGGACGAGCCGTTCACCGCCACCCCCGAGGACGAGGACCCGGTCGTCGTGGCCACGCAGGAGCTCGACGACGGCTCTCTCGTGGTCGTCGGCGTCCCCGACGAGGGCCGGGCGGAGGCGATCGCGACGACGAGCGCGCTTCTGGCGGTGGCGGTCCCGCTGCTCGTGCTCTTCGTCGCCGTCGTCTGCGCGGTGGTCGTCGGGCGGGCGCTGCGCCCCGTGGACCGGATGCGCGCGGAGGCCGACGCGGTCACCGCCTCCGCCCTCGACCGCCGCGTGGCCGAGCCCGGATCGGGCGACGAGATCGACCGCCTGGCGCAGACGCTCAACCGGATGCTCGAGCGGCTCGAGAGCGCGCAGTCGCGGCAGCGGAGGTTCGTGTCGGACGCGTCGCACGAGCTGCGGTCGCCGGTGGCGGCGCTGCGCCAGACCGCGGAGGTGGCGCTCGCGCACCCGGACAGGCTCGACTCCGCTCGGCTCGCCGCCACGGTGGCCGAGGAGTCGGTGCGGATGGGCGGGCTGATCGAGGGGCTGCTGCTGCTCGCGCGCGCCGACGAGGCGCGGCTGGCCGTGGTCGCCGCACCGGTCGACCTCGACGACCTGGCGCTCGGCGAGGTGCGGCGGCTGCGCGACTCCGGGGTCGCGATCGACGCGGGCGGCGTCTCGCCGGTGCAGGCGGTGGCCGACGAGGCGCTGCTCGGGCGGGCGCTGCGGAACCTGATCGACAACGCCGTGCGGCACCGGCACTCGCGGCTGGCGGTGGCGACGCGCGCCGAGGGGTCCTGGGCGGTGCTCGCGGTGGACGACGACGGGCCGGGGATCCCCGCCGAGGAGCGCGCGCGGGTGCTGGAGCGGTTCGTGCGGCTCGACGAGGGGCGGGCGCGCGACGCCGGAGGATCGGGGCTGGGGCTCGCGATCGTGGCCGAGATCGCGGCGGCGCACGGCGGCTCGGTCGAGGTCGGCACATCTCCGCTCGGGGGCGCGCGGGTGACGCTGCGGGTGCCGCGCGAACGCTGA
- a CDS encoding response regulator transcription factor, translating to MRILVVDDEINLLRALETGLEAEGFAVDTATTGTDALWLASEADYSAIVLDLMLPDVSGFRVCERLRAAEDWTPILMLTAKDGDLDQVEALDTGADDYLTKPFSFPVLVARLRALIRRGAAERPTVQVVGDLVLDPAARRVERGGVAIALTAREFSVLEYLVSRAGDVVSKRDVLGAVWDFDFDGDPNIVEVYIRTLRNKIDRPFGVDTIRTQRGAGYSLVAP from the coding sequence ATCCGCATCCTGGTCGTCGACGACGAGATCAACCTGCTGCGCGCGCTCGAGACCGGGCTCGAGGCCGAGGGCTTCGCCGTCGACACCGCGACGACCGGCACCGACGCGCTCTGGCTCGCGAGCGAGGCCGACTACTCCGCGATCGTGCTCGACCTGATGCTGCCCGACGTCAGCGGGTTCCGGGTGTGCGAGCGGCTCCGCGCCGCCGAGGACTGGACGCCGATCCTGATGCTGACCGCGAAGGACGGCGACCTCGACCAGGTCGAGGCTCTCGACACCGGCGCCGACGACTACCTCACCAAGCCGTTCTCGTTCCCCGTGCTCGTGGCACGGCTGCGCGCGCTGATCCGCCGCGGCGCCGCCGAGCGCCCGACCGTGCAGGTCGTGGGCGACCTCGTGCTCGACCCGGCCGCGCGGCGCGTCGAGCGGGGCGGGGTGGCGATCGCGCTCACCGCGCGGGAGTTCAGCGTGCTCGAGTACCTGGTCTCCCGCGCCGGCGACGTCGTCTCGAAGCGGGACGTGCTCGGAGCCGTCTGGGACTTCGACTTCGACGGCGACCCCAACATCGTCGAGGTCTACATCCGGACCCTCCGCAACAAGATCGACCGGCCGTTCGGCGTCGACACCATCCGCACGCAGCGCGGCGCGGGCTACTCGCTGGTGGCGCCGTGA
- a CDS encoding cryptochrome/photolyase family protein — MSAPTRTRWSVIGQLGPLFDDGGPMLLVEARSAFGRRPMHRAKAQLLLSALRHRGRELGDRVEYVRAETFAEGLAGRDDLEVIDPPTRGGRRLARRLGMSVLPSRGFVTEEEDFREWALSRAGSRLLLEDFYRWSRERTGVLMRGDQPEGGRWNYDHDNRNPPPKGASRLGLPDPWWPEEDDIDEEVRADLARWEREGAIRLVGADGPRRFAATPAEAEAALADFVSSRLGDFGTYEDAMLSGDWTMAHSLLSAPLNLGLLDPRTVVDAAEAEYASGGAPLSGVEGFVRQVMGWRDYVWHLYWHLGPDYRERSTALGAKTPLPEALLDLDPSGIEANCLHETLDDVNRHGWAHHIQRLMVLGNWGLQRGWDPVELNDWFVDVFVDGTEWVMPANVIGMSQHADGGIVATKPYASGGAYINKMSDYCGGCRFNPKVRLGEDACPVTAGYWAFLDRVEPVLRGNHRMAQPLAGLRRLADREAVVAQERHRESY; from the coding sequence ATGAGCGCACCGACCCGAACCCGCTGGAGTGTCATCGGACAGCTCGGCCCCCTCTTCGACGACGGCGGCCCGATGCTGCTGGTCGAGGCCCGCTCGGCCTTCGGGCGGCGGCCGATGCACCGGGCGAAGGCGCAGCTGCTGCTCTCGGCGCTGCGGCACCGCGGGCGCGAGCTCGGCGACCGGGTCGAGTACGTCCGCGCCGAGACGTTCGCCGAGGGGCTCGCGGGCCGCGACGATCTCGAGGTGATCGATCCGCCGACACGGGGCGGCCGCCGTCTGGCCCGCCGTCTCGGCATGAGCGTGCTGCCCAGCCGGGGTTTCGTGACGGAGGAGGAGGACTTCCGCGAGTGGGCGCTCTCCCGCGCCGGCTCCCGCCTCCTGCTCGAGGACTTCTACCGCTGGAGCCGCGAGCGCACGGGGGTCCTGATGCGCGGCGACCAGCCGGAGGGCGGCAGGTGGAACTACGACCACGACAACCGCAATCCGCCGCCGAAGGGCGCCTCGCGGCTCGGCCTGCCCGATCCGTGGTGGCCGGAGGAGGACGACATCGACGAGGAGGTGCGCGCCGATCTCGCGCGCTGGGAGCGCGAGGGTGCGATCCGGCTCGTCGGTGCCGACGGCCCGCGCCGCTTCGCCGCGACACCCGCGGAGGCGGAGGCGGCGCTCGCCGACTTCGTGTCGTCGCGCCTGGGCGACTTCGGCACCTACGAGGACGCGATGCTCTCGGGCGACTGGACCATGGCGCACTCGCTGCTGAGCGCCCCGCTCAACCTGGGCCTGCTCGACCCGCGGACGGTCGTCGACGCGGCCGAGGCCGAGTACGCCTCGGGAGGCGCTCCGCTCTCGGGCGTGGAGGGCTTCGTCCGGCAGGTGATGGGCTGGCGCGACTACGTCTGGCACCTCTACTGGCACCTCGGCCCCGACTACCGCGAGCGCAGCACCGCGCTGGGCGCGAAGACACCGCTCCCGGAGGCGCTGCTCGATCTCGACCCGTCGGGCATCGAGGCGAACTGCCTCCACGAGACCCTCGACGACGTGAACCGGCACGGCTGGGCACACCACATCCAGAGGCTGATGGTGCTCGGCAACTGGGGGCTGCAGCGCGGCTGGGATCCGGTGGAGCTCAACGACTGGTTCGTCGACGTGTTCGTCGACGGGACGGAGTGGGTCATGCCGGCGAACGTGATCGGCATGTCGCAGCACGCCGACGGCGGCATCGTCGCGACCAAGCCCTACGCCTCGGGCGGCGCGTACATCAACAAGATGTCCGACTACTGCGGCGGCTGCCGCTTCAACCCGAAGGTGCGGCTCGGCGAGGACGCCTGCCCGGTCACCGCCGGCTACTGGGCGTTCCTCGACCGCGTCGAGCCCGTCCTCCGCGGCAACCACCGGATGGCGCAGCCCCTCGCCGGCCTCCGCCGTCTCGCCGACCGCGAGGCCGTCGTCGCCCAGGAGCGCCACCGCGAGAGCTACTGA